One part of the Rutidosis leptorrhynchoides isolate AG116_Rl617_1_P2 chromosome 1, CSIRO_AGI_Rlap_v1, whole genome shotgun sequence genome encodes these proteins:
- the LOC139865005 gene encoding UDP-glycosyltransferase 73C3-like, with protein sequence MSSNLNFLIVPLMCPGHLIPMIDMAKLISQQSVAVTIVITPRNVERYGSVLNRAISSGLPIRILQLKFPASEYGLPDGCESIDDLPSFNLSKNFFDASYTLQKQLEDVFNELKPRPSCIISDKHVMWTSDVAKKFQIPWVVFDGMSCFTQLATHNLCVSKIHEKLTDFEPFDLPGLHDKITMTKSQLPGLFNPGNGDRGKELKKVREKIRETELGAYGTIINSFEELETNYINEFKRIKQGRVWCIGPFSQLNKNDLDKAQRGSKDLNNEHDYLIKWLDSQRENSVIYVCLGSLARLTPPQFIELALGLEASKIPFILVVKGGNKKEEIEKWLAEDRFESRVKGRGVLVRGWAPQVVILSHRAVGAFLTHCGWNSTIEGVSAGVAMITWPQFADQFFNQRLVVQVVGSGVEVGAKKVLHLEDEDAANEIQVKREDVCNCIKKVMKEGNEIRERSKYMKKMAEKAIEDGGSSHVNLRLFIEDIMLHTNKCLAA encoded by the coding sequence atgtcttcaaatCTTAACTTCCTTATCGTACCTCTAATGTGTCCAGGCCACCTTATCCCAATGATAGATATGGCCAAATTAATATCACAACAATCTGTTGCAGTCACAATAGTCATAACTCCACGTAACGTCGAACGTTACGGTTCGGTCCTTAACCGGGCCATTTCATCGGGCCTTCCGATCCGAATCCTCCAACTCAAGTTCCCAGCCTCAGAATACGGGTTACCCGATGGATGCGAAAGTATAGACGATTTACCATCGTTTAATTTGTCTAAAAACTTTTTCGATGCAAGTTATACGCTTCAAAAACAACTTGAAGATGTGTTTAATGAACTTAAACCAAGACCAAGTTGTATTATTTCTGATAAACATGTAATGTGGACATCAGATGTTGCTAAAAAGTTTCAAATTCCATGGGTTGTTTTTGATGGAATGAGCTGTTTTACTCAGTTAGCAACGCATAACTTATGTGTTTCCAAGATCCATGAAAAGTTGACTGATTTTGAACCGTTTGATCTACCCGGTTTGCATGATAAGATCACCATGACTAAATCTCAGCTTCCCGGGTTATTTAACCCTGGAAATGGTGATAGAGGTAAGGAATTGAAAAAGGTTCGAGAGAAGATTCGAGAAACCGAATTAGGAGCGTACGGAACAATTATAAACAGTTTTGAAGAGCTGGAAACAAATTATATAAATGAATTTAAAAGGATAAAACAGGGTAGAGTTTGGTGTATTGGACCGTTTTCACAATTGAACAAGAATGATTTAGATAAAGCTCAACGTGGAAGTAAAGATTTGAACAACGAACACGATTACTTAATTAAATGGCTCGATTCTCAGCGCGAAAATAGCGTAATCTACGTTTGTTTAGGAAGTCTAGCGCGATTAACACCACCACAGTTTATCGAACTAGCTCTAGGGTTAGAAGCGTCGAAAATTCCATTTATTTTGGTTGTAAAAGGAGGAAATAaaaaagaagaaatagaaaaatggtTAGCTGAAGACAGGTTCGAGTCAAGAGTGAAAGGAAGAGGGGTTTTGGTTCGTGGGTGGGCCCCACAAGTTGTGATTTTATCGCACCGGGCTGTAGGCGCGTTTTTGACACATTGTGGTTGGAACTCGACTATTGAAGGGGTTAGTGCTGGTGTGGCAATGATTACTTGGCCGCAATTTGCGGATCAGTTTTTCAACCAGCGATTGGTTGTGCAAGTTGTGGGAAGTGGTGTGGAAGTTGGGGCTAAAAAAGTTTTGCATTTAGAAGATGAAGATGCAGCTAACGAGATTCAAGTAAAAAGGGAAGATGTGTGTAATTGTATTAAAAAAGTAATGAAGGAAGGAAATGAAATAAGAGAAAGGTCAAAATATATGAAGAAAATGGCTGAAAAGGCTATAGAAGATGGAGGATCATCTCATGTTAATTTAAGATTGTTTATTGAAGATATAATGCTACACACAAATAAATGCTTGGCAGCTTAA